AAAACCACAGGTATGTCCTGTTTGGCAAGGAAGTCGGTCTGAGAGAGCTCCTGTGCCACCGATGATCCACATGGGGCAGCAGATTGCTCTCTAACCCACAGCAGATTGCTCTCAAACCTGCAGCAGATTGCTCTCTAACCCGCAGCAGatgagagctgctgctggagcacgggggacagcagggattctTACCTGGACCCCTCCCGGGGCGCAGGGGGGCTCGGCTGCCGGCCTGCAGAGGAGCTTTTAGGCTCACTGAGCTGAGCTTTCTGGAGCAGGGTTTGTCCCACAGTCTCTCTTTTGTTGGCTGGAAGCAGAGGTGCATCGGGAGGGGCACTGCTCCAAGCTCACCCATTGCCTGGAGCAGGTGGTGCTCCATCCAACTCCAGACTGGGCAGAGGTGCGCTGGGGGAAGCTGGAGCACCCCAGAAGGATGGGCTAGGGGAGAGGGCTCTGCCGTGGCACCCTACCTGCTGGCCTGTGCCGCAGGGACAGCCGCACCATGTCGCTGCCCAGGTGGTTGGCGAAGCGGTTCACCCTCTGGTCATAGAACCAGTCACCCGTTGTCTTCTTCAGCTCCCTACAGGGCAGGGGTGGTGGGGGCAGTCAGGGGCACGGGGGCTGTCTGCTGTGCCCCAACCCACCCTGGGTGCTGCCACAACCCAGGAACACAGGCACAATGGGCACAATCAGCAGGTGACTGGGCAGGGACCAGCATTCACTGGGCAGCTGACAGGCTCAGCTACATCCTCAGCAAACACGGGAGCAAGCCAAGTTTTGTTTGTAGGACAGGGGAGGTCAAAAGGGAGGAAACCTGGGATGCTTGAGACACAGGCTGTGCAAGGGGCACAGGGGGATGCTGCAGTCAGCTCAGGGGGTGAAGGAACGGGACATGAAGGAGACACAAAAGGGCCCATTTCTCCATCACCCAAACATGGGAACCCTCCCCAGGAGTGACAGCAGAGCAAGCTGCCCTGCACCGGGGAGGAGCAGCCAGGCTAGGAAaggctggccatgggcatcaAGCTGAGGCAACTGAGAGGAGGAAGGGGACAGGAGGCATGTACAGAATGTCCCTGCTGCTTGTCCAGGCTACTCACGCCTCCTTGGAGCAGACTTTGCAGCGCCAGGAGCCGCTGGGGCTGTAGGAGCGGCAGTCCCGACACACCAAGTGGTTGCAGCCCCGGCAGGTGTTGGCCTTGGGGCTGAGGcggcccaggctctgctggcagcGGGCGCAGGTCCGCTCGCTGTAGCGCTGGCTGCCCCGCTTGGCTCCCCTGCGCCGGATCTCCAGCAGCTCATTCTTCAGGCGCCTGTCAGAGCCACACCAGGAGCGGTCAGAGGGGCCCGGGGACACCCGTCACCCACACTGTCGCTCATCGCCCGCTTCCAGACAAAGCGGggaagcagctcctgcccagctccagccgcGCTCGCACCTGATCCTCCTCTCCTCTGCCTTGCGGAGCTCCTCGTCGCGCTGCAGGACCTGCAGGATCAGATCTCGCTCCACGTCCGACAGGAAGGACAGGTCCACAGCCTCCGACATCGCTCCACCCGGGCTGCCTGGCGCTCACCGGCTGCCAGCTAGGGACGTGCCAGCTGCTGAGGTGCCCCGTGCCCGCTGCGGGGGCCAGAGGGGCACCCGGGACACCGGCCCGCCCGCCGCCCCACCGCCCTGccccgggccgggctcgggccgcCTGCCAGCGCCGGTGACCTCGGCCGGCTCCGTGGGACCGCGCTGCCGCCCAGCACCcgcggcagccccggcaggaaggagccgccccgggctgcccctccctcGCTCGAGCGCACCGGGGCCCGGAGCTGCCCGGGAGCCGCCGGAGGAGCCGCCGGGAGCGGGCGCGCCCCAGGACCCGCGGCAGGGCCAGGATCCGCCTGCAGCGGCGGCGCCGGGACGGAGCCGGAGCGCTCGCCCGGGGGCTGCAGCCGCTCCCCGCTCCCGCCAGGACCGGCGGAACCCTCGGGACGGACCTTCCCGTCCCCGCAGCCGCGCTCCCGCGTCCCTCGGGGAGGAGGCGGGGCGGGACCGACCCCAGACTCCCCTGTCGGGGAAAGGGGTCCGGGAGCGGGAGCACCGCGTTCCCAGCGCCGCCACCGGGACTGGGAACTGCCCCCGCACCGGGACACCGCGGCTCGACCCCCGGACCACAGAGGGACCCCCGGCTCCCCCGACTCCCCAGCAGCGAAGGAAGCCCCGGTACCCCGCCAGGGGAGGATCCCCCGGTACCCCGCCGGGGCAGCGCCGCCCGACCCCCCGCTCCTCCCGGTACCTGCGGCGGCTCCGGCCGGCGCCACCCGGCAGCGGGAGGGGGAGCCGGGAGGGGAGGGCGGTGCCGGTGCCTTAAAGGAGCCGCGACGGCCGCACCTGCGGCACCGACGGGGCGGCCCGTGCGGGAGGCGGTGCCCGCTGCcccccagccccttcctgccCCATCGCCCCCGGCGGAGCTGCGGCTCCGGCCCCCGGGCGCTTTCCCCGGTGCCCCgtggccctggctgggtgtgcggCCTGTCCCGGAGAGCACAGAGCGCACCGACACCCCAACtgcgggacccccggcagccccgaGGAGGAGCCCAGGCCGCGGCCGCGGTGTCCCCGCCGCAAGGCTCCAGCGCTGCCCTTGTCCTTGGCGGCGGAGATACgggtcctgcagggtgcctgtTCCCTGCCCCCTGCACAGGCACCGGGGAACCTGCTCGCCACGCAGGACAGCGGGGGAGGACACCTGGGTGCAGCCCCGAGGCAAACGAGAGGACGCGGCTCTGCCCACACTTTCGGCCGCACCCCGGGGATGGGAAGCGATGCGACACTGACACAGTGGAAAAAACCGCGGAGACATCAAAGGGCCAGTGGGAGCTTCCTCACGGGGCAGGGGTTTGCTCCACTGGGAGTACACAGAACAGATGTAGAGGGCTTCGGGCTTGCAGGCAGACCGTGCCACAGAGGCTTTGCTCCCTGAGCACCTCCACACACCACCCTAGAACCCAAAGTCCCCAGGCCAGACCCCCCACACTTGCACCAGTGTTCATGTTTTAACTGGACACCAACAAGAGGTGGTGAGAAATAtctttatttctgaaaaaaattagGAAGGAAACAAGATGAACAGACTTGCTTCCAGTACATTAAAAAAGCATGCTGGTAAATACAAGCACAAGGCTTGTCCCTGACCCGCTGAAATGAACCCAGCAGGAACCCAAGGCTTCTCAGCACTGTGGCTCTCTCCTGTGTGAAAATGGGGCTCAATGTGCTAGCACGTGTCCAAGACCTGGGCAGGACTGGCAGAGCCAGGGTAGAACAGTGGCACTCTGAGCCCCAGCTTGCTCCATCCTTGTCTGGATCCTGACGGGATCTGCTatggggagcacagccctgggtgccccgggcacggggaggcactgctgggcagtgctgccacCTGGGAACTAGGGGACACAAGgcacctccaggctggcagcaggacacTGCTGGCCACCCGTCCAAGggagctggagccccagcagcgcCGGTGCCCCGCTAAACGGGCAGCACAGGCCGGCACTCGAGGTCCAGCACGAGGTGATGCACGTGTGGCGCGTAGGATTTCACCGGCTCGATGTGCAGGACGCTGCTGCGCCACGGCGCCCcgtgcagctctgccagcagcccctggatgCGTGTGGCCGTGCCttcggcccagctctgccactcgggcctgagcCTGGCCCCCGGagtctcctccccaccgtgctgtGGCGGGTGCTGTGCCTCTCCCCCGGGGCTCGCTGCCTCCGGAGAGCCCCGCTCAGCCAGCAGCACCGCGCTCTGCGGCGTGGCTGGCTGAGTCTCCACGTTGTGGTGGATGTGCAGAACCCCACCCGTGTCCTTCTTCAGGACGCGGCAGGCCACGGGCCAGCCCTCCTCCGAGCTGGGGATCAGCCCCAGGTTCACCCTGTCGGCCACGTCCCGCAGctgcagctggggacagagcagaggtgGATGGATGCTCGCAGGAGCgggcccgcggcccggcccggcccgtcgCAGCGCTCACCTGCCGGCTGTCCCCGCTGTGGATGTGGCAGCGATCCCGCACCCCGTTCAGCACCAGGCTCCTGTGCAGGGCCTCCATGGCGTGGCTGTTCCACTCACAGGCGTGGACAAAGGCGGCTCCGGCGTGCACCAGGAACGGCAGTGTGAAATAGCCGATGCCTGCAGGCAGGAGGCGGCAGTGGCCGAGGGCAGGGACCTCCAGAGACCCACACTCCTCCCCGAGGGCATGGCAGGATGCACACTGCCACCCTGCCTCTCCAGGTCTGCTTTGCTCTGGGTTGGAGAAAGCCCAAACACTTGAAAAATGGAAATTTATCCTTCCCTCTTCTGCAAAAGCAAAATCTGCCTTGAAAACTGTTTAGAGGCGCTTATTTTACCTTCAGTCTTTGGCCATCAGGTGGAGACCTGCCTGGCTCTACAGAAGCATCCATATTACTGTTTAGTTTGATTAATCTAGAGCAGTTTTGTGGGTGCCATGTCCTTTCAGTGTGGCACATATTGGAAGCACTAACTTCCTTAAGCACAAGCAGTGGCAAATCTTTGCCCTGGATCCAAGTGATTCCCCAAAGCAGCACTAGGCACAGAGCCTGAGAACAGGACACCTTAAGTGTCCataggctgcagggacacaggcagGACAGCAGTGCCAGCATAGCTGCAGGGCTCGCAGATAAGACAGGAGCTCCAAGCCTGAGTATTTTTCATAAGCTGGAAATGACATTTCATGTCTACCTGGGCGCCATCAGCACCTCCTCCATTACCTGCATAGAGGTCCACCACGACCTCcccggagcagggcagtgaggccACACGCAGCTTCTCGGTGATGTTTCCCGGGGAGAACATACACTTGGTCACGTCGAAGGTGTACCTGGAAGACCCCGTACAGACAGTGAGAGCAGTCCTTTCCCCGCCAGCCgcaccctgcagctcctgcccacctGATGCCATTGTCCACGTGCTCCACCCAGccgtgctggcccagcagcagggTGACCCtggggctcctcatcccatccGGCATCACCCGTCCTCGCCTGGCCACCCGCCGGGCCCCCAAGGCCTTGGCGACCGTCTCCCAGAGCGCCGGGCCTGCAACACAGCAGCTGGAGATGCGGGTGGTGTGGGCCgggctgggacaggctgccctGCTGGCCTCACCCGGGACAGGCAGCCCTGCTGGCCTCACCCAGCCTCTCCCGgggaaggctgccctgctctcctcacccAGCCTCTCCTGGGACAGGCCCTGCTCTCCTCACCCAGCCTCTCCCGGGACAGGCAGCCCTGCTCTCCTCACCCAGCCTCTCCTGGGACAGGCTCTGCTGGCCTTACCCAGCCTCTCCCGGGACAGGCAGCCCTGCTCTCCTCACCCAGCCTCTCCTGGGACAGGCCCTGCTCTCCTTACCCAGCCTCTCCTGGGACAGGCTCTGCTGGCCTTACCCAGCCTCTCCCGgggaaggctgccctgctctcctcacccAGCCTCTCCTGGGACAGGCTCTGCTGGCCTCACCCAGCCTCTCCCGGGACAGGCAGCCCTGCGCTCCTTACCCAGCCTctcccagggctcagccctgAAGCTGTCctcgctcagcagcaccaggTCCCCGTGCCTCTGCCAGGCGTGGGGCACGTCCCGCTCCAGCTGCCCGGACCAGGCCGGCCCCAGCAGCCGCCGCAGCTCCTCCCGCAGCCTCTGGGCCGGCGAGCGCCGGCGGGCGGCCCTGGAGGGGACAGGGTCCTGCGGCAGGGCCATGCCAAGGGCCGAGCACCACCGCCGCAGGCAGGGCTCGGGGCCCGGGGGCTGTGCTCACCTGGATCCCGAGCAGCTCACACGGCACCTCccggggcaggcagagctgggacagcttcTCCGGCAGCAGCGGCACGGCCACGCGGCCCCCCGGCACCCGCTGCAGCCCGTAGCGCCCGTCCAGGAGCCGCTCCTGTTCCAGCCACTGCCTGCACGGCCAGGCGGAGTCACCCTTCCCAGCCCCAGAGGCTCCGGCCGCACCGCAGCGGCACAGGGCTGCCATCCCCGTGCCCTCACCTGAGGCGCTGGGCGAACCTCGGCTCTGTGGCCAGCGCGGGCACACCCGTGGGCACACCCGTGGGCACAGCCATGGGGCCCTCCGTGCCTTCCATCCTGCCGAGCCCCGGGCGGTGTTAGGCtcgccaggggctgtgccccggggccggTGCTCGAAGCGGCATCCGTGAGGATGGCCCCCccccccgctcccggtgccgggggATCCCCGaggccgcggccgccccgcccggGGATCCCGGGGAGTCCCGGCACCGCACCCCGCTGCCGCCGGTGCCGCGTTTCCCGCCGGAGCGCTTTTTGAAAGCGCCGCTCCGAGCGGTTGCGGACGGAAGCGGAAGCGGGGGCACGGCCGCGGCGCGGACCGGAAGCGGCGCGGGCGGCGCGATGGCGGGGCTGTCGGTGCGGGACCCCGCCGTGGATCGGTCCCTGCGCTCCGTGTTCGGTGAGGCCGCGGGGCGGGACCGCCGCCTGCAAGGGGAGAGGGGCGCGGACGGGCAGGGGCAGGCGGGGCGCCGGCGGGTTTCCCCCCCTCGCCGTCGGGGCCGGTACCCGCCGCGCTGACCGGCGGCACCGTCTGTCTCCGCAGTGGGGAACATCCCGTATGAGGCCacggaggagcagctgaaggacatTTTCTCGGAGGTTGGGCCCGTGGTCAGCTTTAGGTGAGAGCGGCCGCAGGCctcccccgggtccccctgctCGGTGCAGGCCGAGCCCCGCGGGCTCGGAACCGCGAACCGCAAATCCGTGACGTTGGGAAAGGCCGCTAGAACCCCGCAGCCCAACCGTTCCCCCCGCCCGCCCAGCCCACCGTGTccccacatgcacacacacctTTTGGCCACTCGCAGGGACGCTGGCTCGGCCGCTGCCTGCTCTGGTGGAGGAGCTTTGGCGAAGGAGCTTTGCCTGACAGCCCCTATAAACCTCCCCGGGCCCCCGAGGCTGGCTCCTCGCACGGAGCAGCAGCTGCGGGGCTTGcgaggctgtgccagctgtgctcaGGGCAGAGGGACccggtggctgtgccagggtcCCCTGGAGATGGAGCAcggtgtccccagcacagcaggtggctgtggagctgccctgctgtggctgctgaggGCTCAGTGCTGGTCGGGCTCTGTGCTCCTCACTGCCATCCCTGTGCCTCTCACAGGTGTTTTCCAGGCTGGGCACCAGGCCCTGGTGCTCTCAGTTCAGCTTTTGGGAGTTCTGGGAGCAGCCAGTCCCGTCCTGTGCCTCGTGGGGTCACGGGAGGCACACAGCTGGCACAGGTGGGCATCCTACAAACCACAGCCTTGACAGCAGCCATGCCAGGAGCCATCAGGCCCTTTGGCTTGGGCATGGGCCTGACTGCTGTGTGCCCTGGggagccctccctgtgctcccagcactgctggggctccgtccctgtgtcccctgagctctcactgtgttcccagcactgctggggctctgtccccgtgtcccctgagctctcactgtgttcccagcactgctgaggctctgTCCCTGTATCCCCTGAGCTCTCACTGtgttcccagcactgctgaggctctgTCCCTGTATCCCCTGAACTCTCActgtgctcccagcactgctggggctctgtccCTGTATCCCCTGAGCTCTCTCcatgctcccagcactgctggggctctgtccCTGTATCCCCTGAGCTCTCCCTGTGTTCCCAGCGCTGCTGGGCTCTGTCCTTGTGTCCCCCTGAACTCTCActgtgctcccagcactgctggggctctgtccCTGTATCCCCTGAGCTCTCTCcatgctcccagcactgctggggctctgtccccgtgtcccctgagctctctccatgctcccagcactgctggggctctgtccCTGTATCCCCTGAGCTCTCTCCATGCTCCCAGCGCTGCTGGGGCTCTGTTCCTGGATCCCCTGAGCTCTCTCcatgctcccagcactgctggggctccgtccccgtgtcccctgagctctctccatgctcccagcactgctggggctctgtccctgtgtcctccccgtgctcccagcacagctggggctctgtccccgtgtcccccctcgCTGCAGGAGCCGCGGGCACAGCAGGATGCCCACACCCCTCGTCTCtgctccctggcaggctggtgtacGACAGGGAGACGGGCAAGCCCAAGGGCTATGGCTTCTGCGAGTACCAGGACCAGGAGACGGCGCTCAGCGCCATGCGCAACCTCAACGGGCGCGAGTTCAGCGGCAGGGCCCTGCGCGTGGACAACGCCGCCAGCGAGAAGAACAAGGAGGAGCTCAAGAGTGAGTCAGCCGGGGTTCCGAGGCTCCCtccttggcagctgcagggcagggaggctctcTTCTGCCAGGCTGGTGGAGCTGGCCTGCTCTGGGACGGGGTGTGAGTAGTGCCCCAGAGGGATGGATGCGTGGGCTCAGCTCTGGGATCTCACTCCCGCAcgatcacagaattgtttaggttggaaaacgtTTGTAAAGGTCATGGTCCAGCCTTTGACCAAACACACCGCATCAAATTGTATTGCCCTAATAGATCAGGGCAGTAAATGCTATATCCAGTCTTTACTTAAACTTTTCCAGGAGCAGtgactccacaacctccctgagcagcctgttccaatccCTAATCACCCCTCCTAAGGTCTCCCTGGTTTTGGTGCCTCCTTTTCCCCTAGTGGGCGGGTACTCCCCTCCTGATGAGCCTGTTCGATGAGCTGTTCATGTTGCAGGCTTGGGCACAGGTGCCCCCATCATAGAGTCACCCTATGGGGACCCTGTCAACCCAGAGGATGCCCCCGAGTCCATCAGCCGGGCCGTGGCCAGCCTGCCCCCCGAGCAGATGTTTGAGCTGATGAAGCAGATGAAGGTGAGTGCAGGAGGGCCATGCTCCCTGTGTGAGCACAGCTCCTCCCACCACTGCCTGCACCCTCCCAGCCGTGTCACACCTTGTCAGAGCTCTGATCAGTGCCTGTCTCCTCAGCTCTGTGTCCAGAACAGCCCCCAGGAAGCCAGGAACATGCTGCTCCAGAACCCCCAGCTGGCTTATGCACTGCTGCAGGCCCAGGTGGTCATGAGGATCGTCGACCCCGAGATTGCGCTGGTTTGTACCTTGCTGCTCGTCCAGGGTTGGGAGGGTATTGGTGGGAGCCTTTGTGGAGTGGCAGTGGAAAACaactcctttctccttcttcctccccTAGAAAATCCTGCATCGCCAGACCAGCGTTCCTCCTCTGATCCCCGGCAACCAGCAGGCGGTGCCAGGCCCGGGGCCTGGGCCGGGACCAGGGCCTGGGCCAGGGCCCAACGCGCAGCTGAACCCCCAGAACACCCcatcctcccagccacaggccatagTAAGAGCCTGCACACCCCCTGAGCTATGCAGGAAgatgggcagtgccagctctccAGCTGGGGCACGTGCCCAGGTGTGAGGTGTCCCTCAGACCCCGTGTCTCTCCTGCAGGGCGGGATGCACGTCAATGGCGCTCCTCCTCTGATGCAGCCACCCATGCAGGGGGGAGTGCCAGCCCCAGGACAGATGGcagcccctgtgcagggcccGGGCCCTGGCCCCATGGCTCCAGGAGGTGAGTTTGGGCCGAGCTGCCCCATCGTGAGCACACAGGTCCTGCACACACCCCTGTCTGCTTTCCCCCTAACCAGAGGGCTCAGCCCTGTGAGAGCACACGTAATCCTGTGCTGTACAttgtggttgtgctgctgccagaGGTGGGCTGCAAAGTTGGATTATCCCTGGGGGGAACCAACGCCAGGGGAATAAACCTCCAGATGCTCCCCCAGGAGCTGGGAGCGAGGAGGTATTTGGGACCAGAGGAACAGGTTAGTCATCAGGGATGGCTGAGGAGGGGTCTGATCTCTGCCTGTCCCCTCTCAGGTGGGATGCAGCCACAGGTTGGGATACCAGGTGCAGGGCCAGTCCCCTTGGAGCGTGGACAAGGTAAAACAGACGTGTGGAGTGCTGTGTGTGGTGTGAGCCTGGCTCCAGTGAGCAGTGCTGTGTCCCAGCTGtctgcagcctggctgtgcccagcctggggctgtgcccaggttTATTCACTGAGGCACAAGGCTGTGGTAGCAGCTCCCTGGCTCCCAGGGCTCACAGCCCATGCCCAGTTGGCTCCCAGCTCGTTCTGCACGCTGTTGTGCACtcgtgccctggcagccaggagagctgccTGTCCCCACCGAGCGGGATGTGTCTGTGTTTTCCACCTCTGCGAGCCCGTGTCTGTCCTTGTGCTTGTGCGGGCAGGCAGAGCTTGCTCCTCTCTGGTCCTTGTCCTGCTCCTTCGCTGCCTGGGCGCTGGGGAGCAGCCGCTGCGGCGCCGCGTCCTCCCACGCCGTGCCCAGCAGAGGGAGCTGGGTCTCCGTTTGGCTTGAGGCTTGGCAGGCGCTTCCCGGAGGGTGACGGCTCGGCTTTCCCTCCGCAGGCACGGTCTGTCCGGCCCAGCCCTGGGCCCCGATTGCTTACGGTTCACACGTGTCCATGTGTAGGTCAGTACGGCCCCGGTGTGCTGTTCTCCAGGAACAGCACATGCACACCTGTCACCTCTGCTGCCTTGACATTCATCATAGGCCTTGTTTCAGCAACGTGCAAACCCAGTCTGAGATCCTTTGGCCTTAGGGTCAGCTGACTCTCATTTTCTTTGGGGTGGGCACTGTCTTCCTGAAAGCTGTCTGATAGTTCTTGGCACCCGAAAGGTTTTGGAGAGCAGAAGCTGGTGTGTGTTGTGGGGCCAGCATGGCCCCACGCAATGCTGAGTCTCTTGGCAGGGTGTTTTCTGTGCCTGCCTCTCTCCCGAGTGAGGGAAGGAGTGTGCCACGCTGCCTGTCCTGCCTGTGCTGACAGAGGGGGTGTGAACAGAACAGGCTGATAAAGCCAGTCTTGGAACATTTTCTCTGTAGGCTTTCTGGGGACTTCAGGGTGTGTGATCCTGCAGGCAGCACTGTCCCCAGAGCCGGTGCATGCGTGCATACACTATTTACGTGTCTGctctttccctcttttcctgctgCTTGCCCAGGGAACCTGCAGCTCTCGCCCGTGGGACCTGCCAGGCCTGCGTCTATCGAACGCGTTCAAGGTACCCCGGCACCAGCTCCCTCTTCCCATGGAGCTCGTTGTGGAGTGTGCAGAGAGCAGCTCTCACCCTGCTCTTCTCAGGGCCAGGGACTGGCATGTCACTCCTTGTAGCCTGACAGCAGTAAGAGGAGAGGAAGGAGGCAGGATTTCTTCTAGGGCTACAGGAGAGAACAGGCTAGAACCATGCATGGAGCCTCCAGTGGGAAAGGAGAGCTTGTTTAGAAAGAGCTTTTGCCTAAGATCCAGCCCTCTTTGACACTGTGCTTCCAGGAGCCTTCCAGGTCTTGCTTTGCTCCTGGCCCCACGTTAGCAGGGTGTCGATGCCCACACTTGTAGGGATTGCCATGGGGGCACCCATGCTTGGTTTGGCCCCTGGTGCCATAAGGAACCTTAAATAAAACCcgagaagaaaaggagaggaataGAAttggcagccagggaaggagctttggTGTGCTCCAGCCTCGTGTGTGGGGTGTGTCCCCAGCAGACAGCACAGCTCAGGGGAGCAGCGTGGCTGCCCCACGCCTGGCCCGAGAGCGCCGGGGACAGTCTTGGCACGGCACTGCTCATGCAGATCCTCACGAGTTCTTGTGTgtctccctggcagtgcccatgccaGACCCGAGGGCCCCTATGCAGCGTGGACCTCTACCTGCTAGTGGCCCGCCGCCCCGAGGCCTTTTGGGAGATGCCCCGAATGACCCTCGCGGAGGGACCCTGCTCTCAGTCACTGGAGAAGTGGAGCCCAGGTgaggggagagggaaggagaggagcCCTTGGCACTGTCCCCTGCCCAAGGGTAGCCTCTCGCTGAGGACAGGGATGGCACCAGCCTTCCGGGAGTCACTGCTGCCTGGTCGGAGGCCTGCGTGCTGCCAGCCGTGGGGGccggcccgtttccccggggaAGGGATCTCCCCGGGGTGATGGCAGCTGCCCTGCGGCATGGGGCCACCAGCACCCATCCCTGTGCCAGCCTCACCCTCCTCCCCTGCGGCCGGCTTCGGGGGCAATCCCAGCGCTCTGCCCAGACCGTGCCAAGCCAGTGTCTGATTCACACTCTCTCGCtttttctcctccttctgctttgctCTCCTCGTCTCTCTGCGTCAGAGGTTACCTTGGGCCGCCCCACCAGGGAGCCCCTATGCACCATATGCCTGGTCATGACAGCCGTGGCCCCCCCCATGAGATGAGGGGGGGACCCATGGGAGAACCCCGACCACTGATGGGAGAGCCGCGGGGGCCCTTGATGGATGCTCGAGGTGAGAGAGGGGGCATGAAATACGGGTGGCTTGGATTGCGCAGGCAGGAAGTCAGAGTGGAGCCGGCTGCCCCGACCCGAGGCGTAGGAAGGGGGTTTGGGCAGTGAAATGACTGACTCCAGGCGAGGAGGGACAGTCCCAGGGTGCAAGGGACTTTCTCCAGGCACGTCCCCTCTGCCCCCACCCTGCACTGCTTGGGTGCTTGCTGGCCCCAGACAAAGGAGGCAGCGGGCTCTCTCCCACACTCCTTGCAGCGCCGCTTCCTTCAGGAGCTGACCTTGTGTTTCCTCCGCAGTCGGAAGAGATCCGCGGGGGCTGGAGCCGCGCGTGCTGGAGGCGCGGGCGCTGGAGGCGCGGGGCCTGGAGCCGCGGGTGCTGGAGCCACGAGTGCTGGAGGCCAGGGCCATGGAGGCCA
The nucleotide sequence above comes from Melospiza melodia melodia isolate bMelMel2 chromosome 16, bMelMel2.pri, whole genome shotgun sequence. Encoded proteins:
- the TRMT12 gene encoding tRNA wybutosine-synthesizing protein 2 homolog; translation: MEGTEGPMAVPTGVPTGVPALATEPRFAQRLRQWLEQERLLDGRYGLQRVPGGRVAVPLLPEKLSQLCLPREVPCELLGIQDPVPSRAARRRSPAQRLREELRRLLGPAWSGQLERDVPHAWQRHGDLVLLSEDSFRAEPWERLGPALWETVAKALGARRVARRGRVMPDGMRSPRVTLLLGQHGWVEHVDNGIRYTFDVTKCMFSPGNITEKLRVASLPCSGEVVVDLYAGIGYFTLPFLVHAGAAFVHACEWNSHAMEALHRSLVLNGVRDRCHIHSGDSRQLQLRDVADRVNLGLIPSSEEGWPVACRVLKKDTGGVLHIHHNVETQPATPQSAVLLAERGSPEAASPGGEAQHPPQHGGEETPGARLRPEWQSWAEGTATRIQGLLAELHGAPWRSSVLHIEPVKSYAPHVHHLVLDLECRPVLPV